One part of the Mesotoga infera genome encodes these proteins:
- a CDS encoding DUF1667 domain-containing protein, with translation MKRHITCVICPVGCKISVRKKDEKYEVTGNKCPRGQEYALNELVMPKRILTTNVRVLNGELPLASAKTTGPIDRALILEKMSLISRIAVEAPVKIGNVLIDDIDGEGTSLVATRPVGRIETSNQ, from the coding sequence ATGAAACGACATATTACCTGTGTGATCTGCCCCGTAGGTTGCAAGATATCTGTAAGAAAGAAGGATGAGAAATACGAAGTAACTGGTAACAAATGCCCAAGAGGTCAGGAATACGCACTCAATGAACTCGTAATGCCGAAACGAATACTTACAACCAACGTGAGAGTTTTGAACGGGGAACTCCCTCTTGCTTCAGCGAAGACCACAGGCCCAATTGACAGAGCCCTAATACTCGAAAAGATGAGTTTAATCAGCAGAATAGCCGTTGAGGCGCCGGTGAAGATAGGGAACGTTTTGATAGATGACATCGACGGTGAGGGAACTTCACTTGTCGCTACTCGACCAGTTGGAAGAATCGAAACCTCCAATCAGTAG
- a CDS encoding asparagine synthetase A has product MESTGRLSTRILEHLRDPLVKSAVRVKSALLGEANNFLRGKGFVELLPTVVSPITDPLNHEVHNAKFRYYDQEYRLTQSMIFHKQLACKSFDRIFIVSPNVRLETSEKALSGKHLFEFSQIDLEIKNASRDDVMLLVEDLLASVITTIKESCIRELEYLSSDPLVPSRPFAKVKFMDAYEQYGKDFETVLSSSFTEPFWLIDFPIWEREFYDLLSDDGKTLKDMDLILPKGFGETLSGGEREWEYPRIINRMEFKGTDPEELAWYMEIAEMRELIPTAGCGIGVERLARYVCSLDNVLKTRLFPKVPGQSWI; this is encoded by the coding sequence ATGGAAAGCACAGGGAGACTAAGCACAAGGATACTGGAACACCTGAGAGACCCGCTAGTAAAATCGGCAGTTAGAGTTAAGTCCGCACTGCTGGGAGAAGCAAACAACTTCCTTCGGGGAAAAGGCTTTGTGGAACTTCTTCCCACCGTTGTATCTCCAATAACCGATCCACTGAACCATGAAGTTCATAACGCGAAGTTTCGTTATTACGATCAGGAGTATCGTCTAACGCAGTCCATGATTTTCCACAAGCAGTTGGCATGCAAGTCATTTGACAGGATCTTCATAGTATCTCCTAACGTGAGACTAGAGACTTCTGAGAAGGCGCTGTCGGGAAAACATCTTTTCGAATTCAGTCAGATCGATCTGGAAATCAAGAACGCGTCCAGAGATGACGTGATGTTACTTGTTGAAGATCTGCTGGCCAGCGTAATTACAACAATTAAAGAGAGCTGTATAAGGGAACTGGAATATCTGTCTTCAGACCCTTTAGTACCCTCCCGACCATTCGCAAAAGTGAAGTTCATGGATGCTTACGAACAGTATGGAAAAGACTTCGAAACCGTTCTGTCCTCCAGCTTCACTGAACCCTTCTGGTTGATAGACTTCCCAATATGGGAGAGGGAGTTCTACGACCTCCTGTCTGATGATGGAAAGACACTCAAAGACATGGACTTGATTCTTCCAAAAGGATTCGGAGAGACCTTGTCTGGTGGAGAGAGAGAGTGGGAATACCCAAGGATTATTAACAGAATGGAATTCAAAGGTACTGACCCCGAAGAACTTGCCTGGTACATGGAGATAGCAGAAATGAGAGAACTCATTCCAACAGCGGGTTGTGGAATTGGAGTCGAAAGACTTGCCAGATATGTATGCTCTCTTGACAACGTCCTGAAAACCAGGCTATTCCCGAAAGTTCCAGGGCAGAGCTGGATATAA
- a CDS encoding radical SAM protein, translating to MNIIPIFVPHEGCRTRCTFCNEYSATGVRKLPDMEEVLSTVKRYRGYFRNPDETELAFYGGTFTGTGQQQVYLDVAEELVQKGLIKGIRFSTSPEQISEEMIGLLNSTSISFVELGVQSFDDDLLKSCRRNHGSREVYEAADRLRSNGIAFGIHLMTGLPGDTEEKDIYSTLEAIRVGASSVRIHPLVVLKGSLLEGEYLHRRFAPQGLEESIEIVWKMYLLLLLADVKVSRVGICIYGKQIENVVAGPFHPAFGELVRDRLMLEVIRRCCKGRDRYALKLDRKYRRWFTGHKKAVLESASGEGIPIGFCDDGEDIDIPLYMKLIGEEILREAYAKT from the coding sequence ATGAATATCATTCCAATTTTCGTTCCACATGAGGGTTGCAGAACGCGATGCACATTCTGCAATGAATACTCCGCGACCGGAGTCAGGAAGCTTCCCGATATGGAAGAGGTTTTGTCGACCGTAAAGAGATACCGGGGATATTTCAGGAATCCAGATGAGACAGAACTGGCCTTTTATGGCGGTACGTTCACTGGAACCGGTCAACAGCAAGTGTATCTTGATGTTGCAGAAGAGCTTGTTCAAAAAGGTCTTATTAAGGGGATAAGGTTCTCCACTTCACCGGAACAAATATCAGAAGAGATGATCGGTCTGCTGAATTCAACTTCCATCAGTTTCGTGGAACTTGGTGTTCAGTCATTTGACGATGATCTGCTGAAGAGCTGTCGCAGAAATCACGGATCCAGAGAAGTGTATGAGGCAGCCGACCGGCTAAGGAGTAATGGGATAGCTTTCGGTATTCACTTGATGACGGGATTGCCGGGAGATACTGAGGAAAAGGATATTTATTCGACTTTGGAAGCGATTCGTGTGGGTGCTTCGTCCGTAAGAATTCATCCGCTTGTTGTTTTGAAAGGATCGCTTCTTGAGGGCGAGTATTTACATAGAAGATTCGCGCCTCAAGGACTCGAGGAATCTATAGAGATCGTTTGGAAGATGTATTTACTGCTTTTGCTGGCAGATGTGAAGGTTAGCAGGGTGGGAATCTGTATTTACGGAAAGCAGATTGAAAACGTGGTTGCAGGTCCATTTCACCCGGCATTCGGCGAGTTAGTCAGAGACAGGTTGATGCTTGAAGTCATTAGGAGATGCTGTAAAGGCAGAGATCGTTATGCGCTTAAGTTAGATAGGAAATACAGAAGATGGTTCACAGGTCACAAAAAAGCTGTTCTTGAAAGTGCTTCTGGAGAAGGGATTCCGATAGGTTTCTGCGACGATGGAGAAGATATCGATATACCTTTATATATGAAACTGATCGGGGAAGAAATTCTGAGGGAGGCCTATGCTAAGACTTAA